A section of the Paenibacillus odorifer genome encodes:
- a CDS encoding glycosyltransferase family 2 protein, which translates to MKPKRTSARRTGRRVSRMKRRTSRPVRQVAVVPIVNHPNPYVSVIIPAMNEAQTIAGVISGARGVHPRCEVIVVVNGSTDQTAGIAQSLGARVISYELPLGHDAGRSVGAEAAKGEILLFTDGDLVIPASGLRPYVTAVSGGVDIALNDYSGPVRKLSPHPVVLSKHALNILLGRPDLKGCSMTAVPHAISRRALDILGSDSLSRPPLAHAQAILSGLHVVAAHKVPVGKLNAVRRKEDGKDPLQQLITADHMEAVSLLLEHRGIRAGFGDGARRREMVR; encoded by the coding sequence ATGAAGCCCAAACGAACTTCTGCCCGCCGCACAGGACGGCGGGTCTCTCGGATGAAGCGGCGGACTTCACGCCCAGTGCGGCAAGTCGCTGTAGTCCCTATAGTTAACCATCCTAATCCCTATGTTTCGGTTATTATTCCAGCCATGAATGAAGCTCAGACCATTGCGGGAGTGATATCTGGAGCCAGAGGGGTCCATCCGCGCTGCGAGGTAATTGTGGTCGTGAATGGATCCACTGATCAAACGGCAGGGATTGCACAATCGCTAGGTGCGCGTGTTATTTCCTATGAGTTGCCGCTTGGACACGACGCTGGCCGTAGTGTGGGAGCTGAGGCAGCCAAGGGAGAAATCCTATTGTTTACAGATGGAGATTTGGTGATACCTGCTTCGGGGCTGCGTCCTTACGTCACTGCTGTTAGTGGTGGAGTGGACATAGCGCTTAATGATTATTCCGGTCCGGTCCGGAAGCTGTCCCCCCATCCGGTGGTGCTGTCTAAACATGCACTGAATATTCTGCTTGGCCGTCCAGATCTGAAGGGATGTTCGATGACGGCAGTTCCGCACGCAATCAGCCGCAGAGCACTTGATATTTTAGGGAGCGATTCATTATCACGTCCTCCACTGGCGCATGCCCAGGCAATTCTTAGTGGACTGCATGTGGTAGCCGCTCACAAAGTGCCTGTAGGGAAATTGAATGCGGTAAGGCGCAAGGAAGACGGCAAAGATCCATTGCAGCAGTTGATTACAGCGGATCATATGGAGGCTGTATCCCTGTTGCTGGAACATCGGGGGATCAGAGCGGGCTTTGGCGACGGAGCCCGGCGCAGAGAGATGGTGAGATGA
- a CDS encoding WIAG-tail domain, with amino-acid sequence MRGSKKKQPRSPQKRLYFVDNPNKEELSMLDTKSSSRSSGNNSDGVSEAEIAEVQVSGGAIAEVVLEEPTSAPVLQLEPELIEEAQLQKQADNLPETVWFAPPEKERFQPVYTDDLSDAAVTGAKIAPRTIDGSKLKFGIIGTPWLQDYAVQSINIADKAVTSAKIAPESIVGEHLAEGSVSGGKLLDHSISGEKLKNGSISPEKLADRIIGGGQIADKAIESRHLSDLIITADLLEDGAVTSDKIGSSSITSRHLANGSVDRSKLADAAVSGDKIADGEISSSKLADAVIEGRHLSDALITARHLAPGAIGSDQLASKLIGKEQLQSGIIEGGHLADGAIGSKQLGADVVRSVHLSPESVNGNHIGDGEISSRHLADRSISFLKLAEGAVGTAQLVEQAVTSSKIADQSILPHKLADEAVTTRHIAKSAIRGPQIAMQAITSIHLEREAVNHSHIAAEAVGSEQLKEEAIQTQHLSSGAVTGEQLASESVGGEHLRAQSVTSAKLADGSVNAAKLAAGAVIGSTIAREVVSGEHIAFCTVEEKHLADASVSGRVLQDAVVNKDHLATGAVERRHLGENSVTSAAIQSGSVSGDKLASAAVREIHLAAGAVQPHHLADHAVTSLKLSPESVSTDKISDLAVTSAKLADGSIESSKLAASAVHAEHLSVNAVSSKTISESAVQSRHLNPGSVSGAHIRPLSIGNGHILPNSISAVQIQEGSINSSKLVKGAVDSQHLSPGSVDGSHLCTDTIEGRHILPGEITLAHLAEEVRSSELLPDGCITGEKLAEGSVDSNHLLPGSVNGSHLNSGSVEGRHILPGEVTLAHLAADAYTSDLLPEGSITGKKLAGASVDSIHLVFGSVEGGHLSSGSVEGRHIGKGEITLAHLADETRSADLLPDGSITREKLAEESVSSIHLVPGSVDGSHLGPDTVEGRHIRYGEITLAHLAKETRSSKLLPDGSISGVKLAHASVNSNHLVPGSVEGVHLSSGSVEGRHIGKGEITLAHLAEETRSADLLPDGSITREKLAEESVNSNHLVPGSVDGSHLSPDTIEGRHIRYGEITLAHLAEETRSSNLLPDGSITGEKLAEASINSNHLVPESVEGTHLSPSAIEGRHIGEGEIKLAHLADEVRSSELLPDGSITGEKLAEASVEAIHLVPGSVDRTHLSPSAVEGLHIGKGEIKLAHLADEVRSSELLPDGSITGKKLEGGSITAYHLAPGSVYGGHLGGNAVDSRHIRAGSITLNHLAEEVRSADLLPEGSITGEKIEVGTIQSFHLAQGSVSGGHLAGDAVEGRHIRSDSITLKHLAEEVRSADLLPDGSITEEKLAEGSVSSSHLQPWSVYGEHLADKIVADRHLQPGIIKLEHLADETRSSALLPDGSINGAKLKEGSIESAHLTEGAVGTTELQDEAVVASKISSFAIQARHLEEESVQEYHISPGAVNGTHLAPNSVNTDHLSFSPIQTAGKREALQQFGMTAFMFNGDAESVEVTVSFDESFGHTGYVLVAMTNQPYFYASLKSRANGEAVIQVVRLRETPHFYGVISWIAIGAPLAKPAADDRVFD; translated from the coding sequence GTGAGGGGTTCCAAAAAAAAGCAGCCGCGCAGTCCACAGAAACGACTCTATTTTGTAGATAATCCCAATAAAGAGGAACTGAGTATGCTGGATACCAAAAGCAGCTCTAGAAGCTCGGGGAATAACAGTGACGGAGTCAGTGAAGCAGAGATCGCGGAAGTTCAGGTAAGTGGGGGAGCAATAGCTGAAGTCGTTCTAGAGGAGCCAACTTCTGCTCCAGTTCTACAATTGGAGCCGGAGCTTATAGAGGAAGCGCAGCTTCAGAAACAGGCGGATAATCTTCCTGAAACCGTATGGTTCGCTCCTCCAGAGAAAGAACGTTTTCAGCCCGTTTATACAGATGATCTTTCGGATGCAGCGGTGACCGGAGCCAAAATCGCTCCACGTACCATTGACGGTTCTAAGCTAAAGTTCGGCATTATTGGTACACCTTGGCTGCAAGATTACGCTGTACAGAGTATTAATATCGCGGACAAGGCAGTCACTTCTGCAAAAATCGCACCAGAATCGATTGTGGGCGAGCATTTAGCAGAAGGAAGCGTTAGTGGCGGTAAGCTGCTGGATCATTCGATTAGTGGAGAGAAGCTGAAAAATGGCAGTATTAGTCCAGAGAAGCTGGCTGATCGGATTATAGGCGGCGGTCAAATTGCAGATAAAGCCATTGAGAGCCGCCATTTAAGCGATTTGATTATTACTGCGGATTTACTGGAAGATGGAGCCGTTACTAGTGACAAAATAGGAAGCAGCAGCATCACAAGTCGCCACCTAGCTAACGGCAGTGTTGACCGTTCCAAGCTGGCCGATGCAGCGGTATCTGGCGATAAAATTGCTGATGGTGAAATCAGCAGTTCAAAGCTAGCGGATGCTGTTATTGAAGGCCGCCATCTTAGCGACGCTTTGATAACCGCCAGACATCTGGCCCCGGGAGCGATCGGTTCTGATCAGCTTGCCAGCAAATTGATCGGTAAGGAACAGCTGCAGTCGGGTATTATCGAAGGCGGGCATTTAGCTGATGGAGCTATAGGCTCTAAGCAACTTGGTGCAGATGTCGTGAGAAGCGTCCATTTAAGCCCAGAAAGTGTGAATGGTAATCATATCGGTGATGGCGAAATATCGAGTCGGCATTTGGCTGACCGCAGCATCTCTTTTTTAAAGCTGGCTGAGGGTGCAGTAGGAACTGCACAGTTAGTGGAGCAAGCGGTAACCTCGTCCAAAATTGCTGACCAAAGCATTCTCCCACATAAGCTGGCAGACGAAGCAGTGACCACAAGACATATTGCAAAATCCGCCATTCGCGGACCGCAAATTGCTATGCAAGCCATAACTTCTATTCATCTGGAACGCGAAGCAGTGAATCATTCGCATATAGCGGCGGAAGCGGTCGGCTCGGAGCAGCTTAAGGAAGAAGCTATTCAGACTCAACATTTATCTTCCGGTGCTGTGACTGGAGAACAGCTGGCTTCAGAATCTGTGGGCGGGGAGCATCTTCGTGCACAGAGCGTTACTTCTGCCAAGTTGGCAGATGGAAGTGTAAATGCAGCTAAGCTGGCAGCAGGTGCAGTGATTGGGAGCACGATTGCGCGTGAAGTAGTCAGTGGTGAACATATCGCTTTTTGTACAGTGGAGGAAAAGCATCTGGCGGATGCCAGTGTGAGCGGCCGTGTATTGCAGGATGCTGTGGTAAATAAGGATCATTTGGCCACGGGAGCCGTGGAACGAAGACATCTTGGTGAAAATAGTGTGACTTCCGCTGCGATTCAATCGGGCTCAGTTTCAGGAGATAAGCTGGCTTCCGCTGCGGTGAGAGAAATTCACCTGGCAGCAGGAGCTGTGCAGCCTCATCATCTGGCCGATCATGCAGTGACCTCGTTGAAGCTTTCACCGGAAAGTGTCTCAACGGATAAAATCAGTGATTTAGCAGTCACTTCGGCTAAGCTTGCAGACGGCAGCATAGAATCCAGTAAACTGGCAGCGTCAGCAGTTCATGCTGAGCATTTGTCGGTAAATGCTGTAAGTTCGAAAACCATAAGCGAAAGTGCCGTTCAAAGTAGACATTTGAATCCCGGCAGTGTCAGTGGGGCGCATATCCGGCCGTTGTCTATAGGGAATGGTCATATCCTTCCGAATTCTATTTCTGCGGTTCAAATCCAAGAGGGCAGTATTAATAGCTCTAAGCTGGTAAAAGGTGCCGTGGATTCTCAGCATCTTTCACCTGGTAGTGTAGACGGCAGCCATTTGTGTACCGATACGATTGAAGGTCGTCATATCCTACCTGGTGAAATCACGCTGGCTCATCTGGCGGAAGAGGTACGTAGCTCTGAGTTGCTGCCAGACGGCTGCATAACTGGGGAGAAGCTGGCTGAAGGATCGGTAGATTCCAACCATCTCCTGCCTGGAAGTGTGAACGGAAGCCATTTGAATTCGGGTTCTGTCGAAGGTCGACATATCCTACCGGGTGAGGTCACGCTTGCTCATCTGGCTGCAGATGCATATACCTCCGACTTGCTGCCTGAAGGCAGTATTACCGGGAAGAAGCTGGCGGGAGCATCCGTGGATTCTATTCATTTAGTGTTTGGAAGTGTGGAAGGCGGACATCTGAGTTCAGGTTCCGTCGAAGGACGTCATATTGGAAAAGGTGAGATTACCCTGGCTCATCTCGCCGATGAAACCCGAAGCGCTGATCTGCTGCCAGACGGTAGTATTACTAGAGAGAAGCTGGCGGAGGAATCCGTAAGTTCTATTCACCTAGTGCCTGGCAGTGTGGATGGCAGCCATTTAGGCCCAGACACAGTAGAAGGCCGTCATATCCGATACGGTGAGATCACGCTGGCTCATTTGGCAAAAGAAACACGCAGCTCTAAATTGCTGCCAGACGGTAGTATTTCTGGAGTAAAGCTGGCACATGCTTCCGTAAATTCAAATCATCTAGTACCTGGCAGTGTGGAAGGCGTTCATCTAAGTTCAGGTTCTGTCGAAGGGCGCCATATTGGAAAAGGTGAGATTACGTTAGCTCATCTGGCCGAAGAAACACGTAGCGCTGACTTGCTGCCAGACGGTAGCATCACTCGGGAGAAGTTGGCGGAAGAATCCGTAAATTCTAATCATCTGGTGCCTGGAAGCGTAGATGGCAGTCATTTGAGTCCGGACACAATAGAAGGACGTCATATCCGATATGGTGAGATCACGCTGGCTCATTTGGCCGAAGAAACACGCAGCTCCAATTTGCTGCCAGACGGTAGCATTACTGGGGAGAAACTGGCGGAAGCATCCATAAATTCGAATCACCTTGTACCTGAAAGCGTGGAGGGAACTCATCTGAGTCCGTCTGCAATAGAAGGACGCCATATTGGAGAAGGTGAGATCAAGCTAGCACATCTGGCGGATGAGGTACGCAGCTCCGAACTGCTGCCAGACGGAAGCATTACTGGGGAGAAGCTGGCGGAAGCCTCCGTAGAAGCAATTCATCTAGTGCCTGGCAGTGTGGATAGAACTCATCTGAGTCCGTCTGCAGTAGAAGGTCTCCATATTGGAAAAGGTGAGATCAAGCTAGCACATCTAGCGGATGAGGTACGCAGCTCCGAGTTACTGCCGGATGGCAGCATTACCGGTAAAAAGTTGGAGGGTGGATCTATTACTGCCTACCACTTGGCTCCTGGCAGTGTCTATGGGGGACACTTAGGGGGGAATGCGGTAGATAGCCGCCATATCCGTGCTGGAAGCATTACTCTGAATCATTTGGCAGAAGAAGTGCGCAGCGCTGATTTATTGCCGGAAGGCAGTATTACAGGCGAGAAGATTGAAGTCGGAACGATCCAGTCTTTCCATTTGGCCCAAGGCAGCGTCTCTGGAGGTCATTTGGCCGGGGATGCGGTGGAAGGCCGCCATATTCGATCGGACAGCATCACCCTGAAGCATTTGGCAGAAGAGGTACGCAGTGCGGATTTGTTGCCAGATGGCAGTATTACTGAAGAAAAACTCGCCGAAGGCTCCGTGAGTTCTTCACATTTACAACCATGGAGTGTTTACGGAGAGCATCTTGCTGACAAGATCGTGGCAGATCGGCATTTGCAGCCTGGCATCATCAAATTAGAGCATCTTGCGGATGAAACACGCAGCTCAGCACTGCTCCCGGATGGCAGTATCAACGGAGCTAAGCTGAAGGAAGGCAGTATCGAGTCCGCTCATCTGACAGAAGGTGCAGTAGGGACAACAGAGCTTCAGGATGAAGCGGTAGTTGCATCCAAAATCTCTTCGTTTGCGATTCAAGCCCGCCATCTGGAAGAAGAGAGTGTTCAGGAATATCATATTTCCCCAGGTGCAGTAAACGGGACTCATCTGGCACCGAACTCTGTAAATACAGATCATCTGTCCTTCAGTCCGATTCAAACAGCTGGGAAGCGAGAAGCACTACAGCAGTTTGGAATGACAGCATTTATGTTCAATGGGGATGCAGAGAGTGTAGAGGTGACCGTATCGTTTGATGAGAGCTTTGGGCATACGGGTTATGTGCTTGTTGCCATGACCAATCAGCCTTACTTCTACGCTTCCTTAAAGAGCAGAGCCAATGGAGAAGCAGTGATTCAAGTAGTACGGTTGCGCGAGACTCCGCATTTCTATGGGGTTATCTCTTGGATTGCTATAGGCGCTCCCTTAGCTAAGCCGGCAGCAGATGATCGCGTATTTGATTGA
- a CDS encoding YheC/YheD family protein: MGHKLVGILLNADMHRGVPRLKTGQESLSNYEEAAAAYGLVPCFLKLADIDTDTGFSAAYIKGANGYKSVVVPTPAVIHNRAIYSKNSPGMQRLLKHYPLIFNTCNRYGKDEIHQLLEKNTELREYLPVTTRVSGLKEMMNLYPDLILKPCRGSIGNGVMRLVRKGSQRWTLSYLSPSMQRWRNIPVNQAALPQALRARLTSVPYLVQERIPLAEIGGRPFDLRVTVQRGWGGDWQVTGLFAKLAAPGGFVSNIARGGEALSSSLALEKAFSRSTAAHIRMSVEILSLAIARCLEQDLPGLADIGLDIGITKDGRLFFIECNGRDQRYGFHKAGLTEIWKDSYRRPMGYARFLIETNSTVYNSY, translated from the coding sequence ATGGGGCATAAGCTCGTTGGAATATTACTAAATGCCGATATGCACCGGGGCGTTCCCCGGCTAAAAACAGGACAGGAGTCTCTATCCAACTATGAAGAGGCCGCGGCGGCATACGGTTTAGTCCCTTGCTTCCTGAAGCTCGCGGACATCGATACGGACACTGGCTTTAGTGCCGCCTATATAAAGGGAGCCAACGGATATAAAAGCGTAGTTGTTCCTACGCCTGCTGTTATCCATAACCGGGCAATATACAGCAAAAACAGCCCGGGGATGCAGCGTCTGTTGAAGCACTATCCCCTGATTTTCAATACATGTAATCGATACGGCAAAGATGAGATCCATCAGCTGCTTGAAAAAAATACGGAGCTTCGCGAATATTTACCCGTAACAACGAGAGTCTCAGGCCTAAAAGAAATGATGAATCTTTATCCCGATCTGATTCTTAAACCTTGCCGTGGAAGTATAGGGAATGGGGTCATGCGGCTGGTCCGCAAGGGATCTCAGCGTTGGACCTTGAGCTACCTCTCCCCCTCGATGCAGCGCTGGAGAAATATTCCCGTAAATCAGGCGGCGTTGCCACAAGCGCTCCGCGCACGCCTAACCTCCGTGCCTTATCTTGTACAAGAACGTATTCCCCTTGCTGAGATTGGAGGACGTCCCTTTGATCTACGCGTCACCGTTCAGCGCGGCTGGGGAGGAGATTGGCAGGTCACTGGGCTCTTCGCCAAACTGGCTGCCCCAGGGGGCTTTGTCTCCAATATAGCCCGCGGAGGAGAAGCGTTAAGCTCCTCCTTGGCGCTAGAAAAAGCCTTTTCAAGATCCACAGCGGCCCACATCCGTATGTCTGTCGAAATACTTAGCCTTGCAATCGCACGGTGTCTGGAGCAAGACCTTCCCGGACTGGCCGATATCGGACTGGATATAGGCATTACTAAGGACGGACGACTCTTCTTCATAGAATGTAACGGTCGCGACCAACGCTACGGATTTCATAAAGCCGGCCTTACGGAAATTTGGAAAGACAGCTATCGCAGACCTATGGGATACGCGCGTTTTTTAATAGAAACGAACAGTACGGTATATAACAGTTATTGA
- the asd gene encoding archaetidylserine decarboxylase (Phosphatidylserine decarboxylase is synthesized as a single chain precursor. Generation of the pyruvoyl active site from a Ser is coupled to cleavage of a Gly-Ser bond between the larger (beta) and smaller (alpha chains). It is an integral membrane protein.) — MVKQLLRLMTELSSHRWLSRLMGSFSHSRISRFLIPAFIKTYQIPSAQAEKNPGEYLTLNEFFSRRLKPGMRPIATDADALVSPVDATITAMGDITAGTIMNVKGQDYKIEDLLNHSPHLELYKKGFFFVLYLSPTDYHRIHSPLTGQKVESDYIRGRAYPVNDFGMRHMKGVLNRNERLITYIAGSYGETAVVKVGAMNVSSIRYTDATAAEWQIGDDLAYFEFGSTVVLLTESGTFTPRPKLEVDSKVKMGELLGTLHRPL; from the coding sequence ATGGTAAAACAATTGCTACGGCTGATGACCGAGCTATCCTCACACCGGTGGCTTTCACGGTTAATGGGATCTTTTTCTCATAGTAGAATCAGCCGTTTTCTTATCCCGGCATTTATTAAGACTTATCAAATCCCCTCCGCTCAAGCGGAGAAAAATCCTGGAGAATATCTCACTCTTAATGAGTTTTTCAGCCGCCGGCTGAAGCCGGGCATGCGGCCTATTGCAACCGATGCTGACGCTTTGGTTAGTCCCGTAGACGCAACGATTACTGCTATGGGTGACATTACCGCCGGTACGATTATGAATGTAAAAGGGCAGGATTATAAGATCGAGGATCTCCTTAATCACTCCCCGCATCTGGAGCTGTACAAGAAGGGTTTTTTCTTCGTTCTTTATTTGAGTCCTACCGATTATCACCGGATTCACTCTCCCCTTACCGGACAAAAGGTGGAGAGCGATTATATTCGCGGACGGGCCTATCCTGTCAACGATTTCGGAATGCGACATATGAAGGGTGTCCTGAACCGCAACGAACGTCTCATTACGTATATTGCCGGGAGTTACGGGGAAACCGCGGTAGTAAAGGTAGGCGCAATGAACGTCAGCAGCATCCGTTATACGGATGCTACGGCTGCCGAGTGGCAAATAGGCGATGATCTGGCTTATTTTGAGTTTGGCTCCACCGTAGTGCTGCTCACGGAAAGCGGTACCTTTACCCCGAGACCCAAGCTTGAGGTCGACTCGAAGGTAAAAATGGGCGAACTACTGGGAACGTTGCATCGACCTTTGTAG
- the gpmA gene encoding 2,3-diphosphoglycerate-dependent phosphoglycerate mutase, protein MYEIVLIRHGESQYNVQNLFTGWSDPDLTEKGIQEAKTAGKLLKDAGYTFDLAFASVLKRSIKTLNYVLEEMDLLWIPVQKSWKLNERHYGALQGLSKSETALKYGDEQLHIWRRSLSVRPPLLELDDPRYARNDIRYSGVRPEDIPRGESLEDTVHRVGDFWGNRIVPLLRKKERVLISAHGNTLRALIKFMEDIDEAALLELNIPTGVPLVYKLDEDMNPISRFYLGDPEQVAAKALDVAKQGHV, encoded by the coding sequence ATGTACGAAATCGTACTAATACGTCATGGTGAGAGCCAGTACAATGTACAGAATTTGTTCACAGGCTGGAGTGACCCGGATTTAACTGAGAAGGGTATCCAAGAGGCAAAGACTGCTGGCAAGCTGTTGAAGGACGCTGGGTATACATTTGATCTGGCTTTTGCTTCGGTACTCAAACGCTCGATTAAAACTCTTAACTATGTACTGGAAGAGATGGATTTGCTGTGGATACCCGTGCAAAAGTCTTGGAAATTGAATGAACGCCATTACGGGGCATTGCAGGGATTAAGTAAAAGCGAGACAGCGCTAAAATATGGAGATGAGCAGCTGCATATCTGGCGGCGGAGTTTATCGGTGAGACCCCCGTTGCTGGAGCTTGATGATCCTAGGTATGCCAGAAACGATATTCGCTACAGCGGTGTTCGTCCGGAAGATATCCCGCGTGGAGAGAGCCTGGAGGACACTGTACATCGTGTAGGCGATTTCTGGGGAAACCGGATCGTACCTCTTTTGCGTAAAAAAGAACGGGTGCTTATCTCAGCCCACGGCAATACGCTGCGTGCATTGATTAAATTTATGGAGGATATTGATGAAGCGGCATTACTGGAGCTCAATATTCCTACCGGAGTACCGCTCGTGTACAAACTGGATGAGGACATGAATCCTATCAGTCGCTTTTATCTAGGAGATCCGGAACAGGTAGCGGCCAAGGCGCTTGATGTTGCTAAGCAGGGACATGTGTAA
- a CDS encoding helix-turn-helix domain-containing protein, producing MLHASPSSFVILPALAKIVCEPGWKWQKREKSLQNYDLFYVWSGEGTVVRNDEPFQVGKGSCFLFRPGDHTSATHNPQKPLVLTYIHFDVSEEVTDIPLPYRELTETVEFEHLLARYVRLFLVDTYAAEEEGQLVLKQLMIHLLREDRVKPVERYVSNHLTEIIHEIANYVSQHPGIAHRVEDLAARAGLSPRYFSIKFKELTGSSVQSYVIRARIERAQHLLLYAGMNVTEVADALGYRDIFFFSRQFKQYTGKSPSEIR from the coding sequence ATGCTGCATGCATCGCCGTCCTCTTTTGTTATTTTACCGGCTCTGGCTAAGATTGTATGCGAGCCGGGCTGGAAATGGCAAAAAAGAGAGAAGTCGCTGCAAAATTATGATTTATTTTATGTATGGAGCGGGGAAGGGACGGTTGTGCGTAACGATGAACCCTTTCAAGTAGGTAAGGGAAGCTGCTTCCTTTTTCGTCCGGGTGACCATACTAGTGCTACACATAATCCGCAAAAGCCACTTGTACTTACATATATTCATTTTGATGTCTCCGAAGAGGTGACGGATATTCCGCTGCCCTATCGTGAGCTTACAGAAACCGTTGAATTTGAACATCTGCTTGCTAGGTACGTTCGACTATTTCTGGTGGATACTTACGCCGCTGAGGAAGAAGGGCAGCTTGTACTGAAGCAGCTGATGATTCATCTGCTGAGGGAGGACCGTGTGAAGCCAGTAGAACGTTATGTTAGCAACCATTTGACAGAAATCATTCACGAAATAGCGAACTATGTGAGCCAGCATCCGGGGATTGCACATCGTGTAGAGGATCTTGCTGCTCGTGCGGGGCTTTCGCCTCGGTACTTTTCAATTAAGTTTAAGGAGCTTACGGGCTCTTCTGTGCAGTCTTATGTCATCCGAGCCCGGATTGAGCGTGCTCAGCATTTACTGCTGTACGCAGGAATGAATGTTACTGAGGTCGCAGATGCGCTCGGATATCGTGACATTTTCTTTTTCAGCCGCCAGTTCAAGCAATATACCGGAAAAAGTCCATCTGAGATCCGCTGA